The DNA sequence TCAATGGAAACGATCGCCTCTGTATGAATGGATACGGGTGGAAATCCGGCGTTGGATAATTGAAAACTCAATGCCATGGAAAAACAACCGGCATGCGCTGCGGCAATCAGTTCTTCCGGATTTGTTCCGGCCTTACCATCCTCACTCTGAAAGCGGGCGGCAAATGAATAAGGTGTATCCTTCAAAATGCCGCTGGTGGATGTCAGCTTTCCGCTTCCTTCCAACCCTGTGCCGTTCCATACGGCAGTTGCTCTTCTTTTTAGTGTCATGGTAATCTATTTATGTTTGTAAAGGTAATAAATCGATAATTAAAATCCCTACTAGATTCCTCTGTATCACTTCAAATCGAAATAGAAAACAGGGAAAATTGCCATTTACCATTTAAATCTGCCGTTTACTCAATCGTTCGGGGGAGTGTATCAGCCTCGATATACCTTTACATCATCAAAACAAACAATACACACTAACAACTAAAACAAACAAAACTATGAAAACGAACATTCAAACAGCAGGTGCAATCATCTTAACAGAGATTGCCTGCGCAGCAAAGAAAATGGCAGTTAAATCTTCCAAAACGGCATTACTGATTGCAGTTGGACTGACTTTTGTATTGAGCTCCTGCAGCCGAAATGTAAGCTCCGGATGCGGTACCTGGTCGTATAAACAATCCAACGAACGCAAGTACAACAGTCAGGTAGCGAAGATGTACAAAACCTGCCCGGGCGGATTCTGCTCCAACTCCAGATAAGCGAATCAAAAACCATGAAACAAGAAAAGGACTGCGCATGCAGTCCTTTTTTATTATTTATAGAAATCTTCTATTTCAGCCCGCCAATCATATCTTCCGGCTTCACCCATTCGTCAAACTGTTTTGCGGTGACATACCCCAATTTAATGGCTGTCTCTTTCAGCGTTGCATTATTCTTGTGGGCGGTCTGTGCAATTTCAGCCGATTTGTAATACCCGATTTTTGTATTCAGTGCCGTTACCAGCATCAGTGAATTTTCCAGATTCCTTTTGATGTTGCCGTGCAATGGCTCGATTCCCGTTGCACATTTATCATTGAACGACACACATACATCTCCGATTAACCGGGCACTGTGCAGGAAATTATAAATCATCACCGGCTTAAAGACGTTTAATTCAAAATGGCCGTTGCTGCCGCCGATATTGATGGCTACATCATTTCCCAGCACCTGTGCAGCCACCATCGTCATAGCTTCACATTGTGTAGGGTTTACTTTTCCAGGCATGATGGAGGATCCCGGTTCGTTATCCGGGATATGAATCTCGCCGATGCCGCAGCGCGGTCCGGAGGACAGCATACGGATATCATTCCCGATTTTCATCAGGGAAACCGCCACCGTTTTCAATGCTCCATGTGCTTCCACAATGGCATCGTGCGCCGCTAAGGATTCAAATTTATTATTCGCCGTAACAAAAGGTAGTCCGGTTAAATTCGCAATTTCCTTCGCTACATTTTTTGCATATCCCTTAGGGGTATTGATACCCGTTCCCACTGCCGTTCCGCCTAATGCCAGCTCGGCTAAATGGTCCAGGGAATTTTCAACCGCTTTCAGACCGTGATCCAGTTGAGACACATAACCTGAAAACTCCTGCCCCAACGTAAGCGGTGTGGCATCCATAAAATGCGTACGGCCTATTTTTACAATTTTGGAAAACTCTTTTGATTTTTTAGCCAGCGTATTTCTCAATTTCTTGATGCCCGGGATGGTCGTCTCCATTAAAATGGTATAAGCCGCAATGTACATGGCGGTTGGAAACGTATCGTTGGATGAATGGGATTTATTGACACCATCATTCGGGTTGATTAACTTCTTTTCATCCGTTAACTGACCGCCTAACAGGACATGGCCACGGTAAGCAATCACTTCATTGCAATTCATGTTTGATTGCGTTCCGGAACCCGTCTGCCAAACCACCAGTGGAAACTGGTCATCCAGCTTACCCGCCAGGATCTCATCGCACACCTTACCGATCGTTTCACACTTTTGCTTTTCCAGCACCTTGGCTTTGTAGTTGGTAATGGCTGCCGCTTTCTTCAGGTAAGCAAATGCCCGGATGATTTCCTTCGGCATTTTATTGATATCCTGTGCAATCTGAAAGTTGTCGATGGAACGCTGTGTCTGCGCTCCGTAATAAACATGTGCAGGTACCTTCACCTGACCCATTGTGTCTTTTTCTATTCTGTATTCCATTTTATAATTGTTGTATTCGGTATTGGTCATTTGCTTATCCTTATTGTTTTAGATAAAACCCCGAACTTTCTGTTTTAGCCCCCCTTTTCCCCCTGGGGGGGTTTCCCTTTCCCACCTTATGCAAAGCTTAGCTAATTTTTGGGGGGGTCCCAAGAAAAGGGGGGGGGGGAGAGGGGGGTGTCCCCTTTTATTTTTCCCTTCCCCGGGGGGGGGAGATTTGTTTTTTAAAAAGGGAATTCTCTTTTTTGGTGGGCCTTCCTTTTTTCACTCCGCGAAAAAAAATTTTTTTTTTTTCACATTCCCCTTTTTTTTTTGGTTGTGTGTTGTTTGGTGTGTTTCTCTCCCTCTTTAAAAAAATTAAAAACACAAACCCCCCCCCCTGCCTCGGTTTTTGGGGAAGGGAAAGGAAGGTTATTTTTTATTTTTTTTAAATTTTAAAGGGCCGGGGGCTGGCGTGGTCCTTTCCTTCCCCCTAACCTCTCTTTTTTTTTTTTGGGGGGGGTTGGGCTGGCGCCCCCCTTTTTATTTTTTGTTTTTTGGTTTTTCTCTCTTTCGCGCCTCGGTGTTTTTTTTTTTTGTTTTTTTTTTAAAGGAAAAAAAAAAAAAACAAAGAAAGGGGGGGGTTTGGTTTTCCCTTCCCCCCCCTTTTCCTTCCTCCTTAAAATCAGGTTTGCGTTTTTCCAGGAAAGCCGCCACCCCTTCTTTCACGTCTTCTGTTTTAAACAAATCGCCGAAGGCATTGACTTCATAGGCAAATCCATCCACTCCTTCCTTGAAATAAGCATTGGTGCATTCAATGACTTTTGCCACTGCAACCGGCCCTTTGGTGGCTATTTTATGGATTATGGATACTGCTTTTTCTATGGCGGAAACTTTATCCTGTTCCACGTAATTCACCAATCCCAGATTCAATGCCGTTTGCGCATCAATCAGATCCGCTGTCAGGTGCAATTCCAATGCCTTTGCCTTACCAATATATTGTATCAGGCGCTGTGTGCCGCCGTATCCTGCAATGATTCCCAAATTGACTTCCGGCTGTCCGAATTTTGCATTGGACGTGGCGATACGCATATGACAGGCCATGGAAAGCTCACATCCGCCGCCTAAAGCAAACCCGTTGACCACCGCAATGACCGGAACGGGCATATGCTCAATGGAAAAGAAGATATCATGACCGCGCTGTGCCAGCAACTTCGCCTGCTGAATATCCAGCGTCTGGAACTCAGCGATGTCGGCACCCGCCACGAATGCTTTCTCTCCGGCGCCCGTCAGGATTACACCCTTTAATCCGTGTGTTTTCCTCGCTTCTTCAAATGCCGTCTGAATTTCCACAATGGTTGCTCCGTTCAAGGCATTCAGCTTGTCAGCACGGTTAATCGTCAGATGGAGAATATTATCCGTAATTTCCCATAATAAATTCTTGAATTCCATAGTACTAATTTTATCTGAATACAAAGCGTAGAATGATATCCGGAATGATACCTGCCAGAATAATCAATGCAGTAATAAGCAACAGGGCAATGGTGTTAAAGCCTGATATTCTTATTGGTGTCGTGCCTTCGGCATCCATGCTGAACATCGCAATGATGATTTTGAAATAATAATACACGCCGATTAAAGAGGCCAATATGGCTATCACCGCAATCATGGTTTTACCGCTCGCCAGAACATTTACCAATATAAAATACTTGGCAAAAAATCCGGACAGAGGCGGTATTCCGGCCATGGATAACAAGGCAATGGTCATGGAACCCGCCAAAACCGGATTGCGCTTCACCAGCCCTTTAAAGATGGAGATTTCCTCTTCCTGCTCCGCCTGTTCAGACACCAGGTAAAACACCCAGAAGGCTGCAAGGCTGGAAAGCGTATAAGCCAGTAAATAATGCCAGGTGACATAGGTGGTGGAAGGACTCAGAACGGTTATTCCCAAAATAATAAAACCGGCATGGCCGATGCTGGAATATGCCAGCATACGCTTTGTATTGGATTGGGTGGCTGCAATAACATTGCCCAGCACAATCGTAAGCGTGGAAATGACCAGCAATATGATATTGTAAGTGGTATAGAAAGAAATGACAACACTGAAGAGCCTGTAAAAACCGACGATGGCTCCAATCTTGACAATAGTTGCCATGAAGGCCGTAATGACAGTTGGCGCACCTGTGTACACATCCGGTGTCCAGAAATGAAATGGGACTGCCGACATTTTAAATGCGAGCGCAAACAAAATCAACACCAGTCCGACCATCAGCAGTTGCTGGCTGATTCCATAAGTGGACATGGAGGTCGATACAATCTGCATCAGCTTAAAACTACCGATGGCGCCGTACACAAAGGTGATACCCAGCAGCAAAAAGCCGCTTGCAAAAGAGCCTAAGATAAAATACTTGAAAGCCGCTTCGTTTGAATTCAGGCTTCGCTTATTGCTACCTGCCAGTACATATACAGGAATGGACAATATCTCGACACCGAGAAACAACATCGCAAGATGGGTATAGGAACTTAAAATGAACACACCCACCAGGGAAAACAGCACCAAAGAATAATGATCTGATTGGCTATGGTCATTCTTTATGTAATTAAAGGAGAAGATCAACCACAAAATGGCAATGAAAGAAAATAATATGGTGAAGGCCAGCGGAATCTTATCCAGAACCAGCATGCCGTAAATATTTTCATTGGTACCGAAGTCGTTGAAGCAAAAGCCGATATTGACCAGCAATCCGACAATAGCAAAGGGCAGTATCAGCTTACGGATATTCAGTATCTCGAATACCAGCGCTGCGATTCCCAATCCCGATAATAATAATAACTCTTTCATATTTCTAACATTCTCTTCGAGAACCTCTTTTATTGTACTGAATTAGCTGTAACACTGTGTACATGATCAATTAATTGTTTTACCGGTTGTTCAGATACATCCAGTATGGTATTTGGAAACAATCCGAAGAATATCACTAATACCGCAAATCCGGCCAGTATCATCTTTTCATCTTTACTGATTTCACCAAACGTTTGTGTCAGGCTGTTCGATTCACCGTGCATCATCGCCTGATAGGCGCGCAGCATATACACTGCTCCCAGAATAACGGTCAACCCCCCAAAGAGAGCCGCCATCATATTATACTGAAAAATACCATGCAGCAGCAGGAACTCCCCGACAAAACCATTGGTCAGCGGCATGGCTATACTTCCGAGCAATACAATCAGAAACAGGACGCTGAATTCCCGTGATACATTTCGGATACCGCCTAACTGATGCATCGTATCCGTTTTCATTTTACTGAAAATGATATCGCACACATAAAATAAGGCGACCACATTGATACCATGAGAAAGCATCTGATAAAGTGCACCCTGTACCCCCTGAAGATTCCAGGAAAAAATACCGGCAGCAATCAATCCGACATGCCCGAGCGATGAATACGCCAGCATGCGTTTAAAGTCTTTTTGTGTCAATGCCATAAGGGATCCGTAGACTACACTTATCACACTTAGTGTAATAACGTATTTGGATGCAAGCTGCCAGCCCAGCGGCACCACCGGTATCAGCCAAACGATCAATGCAAAAGCGCCCATTTTCAACATAATACCCGACAAAAGCATGGTACCTTGTGTAGGTGCATTGACGTAGGTATCCGGCTGCCAGGTATGCAGCGGAAAGATCGGTATTTTGATGGCAAAGGCAAGGTAAAAGGCGATAAACACCAGTAACTGCTCCTTTGCTGTCAACTGCGCACCTACCTGATAAAATGCGTTCATGCTGAAACTTCTGTCCGGATTATGCATCCATACAAATATGATAGCCAGCAGCATGAATAAACTACCGAATAGTGTATAAACGAAAAACTTAAAGGTGATTTTTTGTCTGCCAGCTCCTCCCCATATCAGTGCAATCAGATAAATGGGCAGCAAGGCCAGTTCCCAGAACACGTAAAACAACAAGGCATCTTTAGCCAAAAACACCCCTAATAAGGCACTTTGCATCAGCAGGATTAAACTAAAATAGGCTTTCGGATTTTTAATGGTTCTTCCTTCCGTACTTTGAATAATGAAAGGCAGCAATAAAACCGTCAGTAATACCAGAATGATATTAATTCCGTCAACCTTGAGAAAAAAGTCAGCACCTAAAGCCTGTACCCAATCTGTATGAAAGATGAAATCCGCAGATGCCGGATTTGACTTAAACTGACTGAAGATATACAGACCCACACCTAACGTCACCACCGTACCTAACAGGGCGTTATTTTTTGCCTGTTTCTCATTCAGAAACAACGTTGAGAAAACGAAAAGCACCGGTAATATGACCAAGAGTAATACTAACATATTTTACAGACTGAACAACAAGTAAGCAATTTTTTCAACAACAACAGAATATGTAAATGAGACAACATGGTTTACCCCATTTACTGCGATTTCCGATAATTCATTATCCATATTCCCCGATAATGCCAGCAACGCCAACTGTGATACGCCAATAAACAAAGCGATACGCTGTATGTATCTTGCATTGAAGACGTTTAAGGCAGGTATGGCTACTACCAGCAACGTCAGTAAGAATATCAGTATCATATTTTAAATTTTTATAAACATTAATAATATCAAACCTATCATACTCAACACCATCGCAATAGCATAAAATCCTATACTGCCCGTTTGTGTCAGCCTTAATAACTGGCTCCAGTTCACGACGGAAGAGCCTATTCCATTTACCATGGCATCAATCCCTGATCGCTCCACAAACCCGTACAACAGTCCGGCAATTCTATTCAACGGCTTTACAACAACCGCTTCATAAATCTCATCGATATAGTATTTGTGGTAAATAATTTCCTTAAATAAGGATATCGGCGCATCATCATCCTGCGGGATTTGTTTTTTCGCGATGAATATTATTCTGGTCCATAGTATGATTCCTAAAATCAGAACCACCGTTACGCCCATCAAAAGTAATTCCGTATTCAGCGAAATTTCAGCCTCATTCATTTGGACAGAAGCGGCCAGGAAACCATCCAGCCAATGATGGATATTCAATGCATGGCCAAGCTCATGCGGGAATCCAATAAAACCGGCAACAACAGAAAGCCCCGCTAAAACCATCAATGGAACCGTCATGCTTTTAGGCGATTCATGTACATGGTTTTTCTGGATATCATTTCCCCGAAATTCCCCGAAGAAAGTCAGGAAGAACAAACGGAACATATAAAAAGCCGTCATCAATGATACCAGCAATGCCAAAGCAAACAATATCTTACTGTGTACAAACAGTTCAGCCAGCATCTGGTCTTTGGAGAAGAAACCCGCAAACGGCGGAATGCCTGCAATGGCTATGGCAGCTATCATGAAGGTAACGTAGGTAAGGGGCATTTTATTTTTCAATCCGCCCATATTGCGTATATCCTGATCACCGCTCATACCGTGAATCACACTGCCGGCACCGAGGAATAGCAAGGCCTTAAAGAATGCATGCGTGACAACGTGAAATACACCGGCGGAAAATGCGCCAACGCCCAATGCACAGAATATCAGTCCTAACTGGGATACCGTCGAATATGCCAGCACTTTTTTAATATCATTCTGAAACAAGGCAATGGAGGCGGATAATAAAGCCGTTGCAATTCCCACGATGGAAATAATTTCCATCGTCAGCGGCGCGGCGCTGAATAAGGTTCCGCATCTGGCAACCATATAAATTCCGGCTGTCACCATTGTGGCAGCGTGAATCAGGGCAGATACGGGTGTCGGGCCAGCCATTGCATCCGGCAGCCAGGTGTATAATGGTATCTGTGCGGATTTACCCATGGCACCGACAAACAACAACATGGTTATCAGTGTCACCAGCTTTCCGTCTACCACAACATTACCCACCTCACCAAACACATGGTGATAATTGATACTGCCAAAAACGCCGAACGTGAGGATGATACCCAGCAGGAACCCCAAATCACCGATGCGGTTCATGATAAATGCTTTATTAGCAGCGTTGCTGTATCTGATATTTTTAAACCAAAATCCAATTAAAAGATAAGAGCAAAGCCCAACCCCTTCCCATCCTACAAACATCAGCAGGAAGTTATCTCCCAATACCAGTAAAAGCATAAAGAAGACAAAAAGGTTCAGATAGGAAAAATAGCGGTTGTAATCTTTCTCATCGTGCATGTATCCGGCGGAATAGACATGAATCAGAAATCCGACTCCTGTGATAACCAGCAGAAAAATGACAGACAATGAATCTACCAAAAATGAAAAGTCTGCATGAAAATCTCCTACACTTATCCAGTTCATCAAAGGCACGGTGACGGCCTGATTGTCAGAAAGCTGAGAAAAGAAAAGCAGTACTGCTACAAGGAAAGAAGCCAGTATACTTCCGGGTGCCAGATAGGTGGTGATATGCTTTGGTAATTTTTTGCCCAACAAAGAGATGATGGTAAAACTCACCAACGGAAATAAAGGAATAAGATAGACTAATTGCTGCATGAACCTGTTATTGTTTTACTTCTAACAATTTAAAAAACTCATCCAGTTTTGGCATGATGATAATCTCCGTACGTCGGTTGACTGTTCTGTTCGCAGGCGTATCATTGGCCACTTTAGGATAATATTCGGAACGGCCGCCGGCAATCATTCTGCCCGGATCGACGCCGTCTTTCAACTGCAATCCACGTGCAACGCAAGTGGCGCGTTTTACACTCCAATCCCAGTTGTCCGCCATACAGGCAGTGGCAATCTGAACATTGTCGGTATTTCCTTCAATCAGCACATCAAAGGTTTTGTAATCGTTGATCACCCTTGAAATTTTCTCCAGAATGGCGCCCGCTCTCGATGATATTTCAGCACTGCCGGATTTATAGAGCATTCCATCTGACAATGAAATCAACACCACTCCTTTGTCCACTCTCACGTTCACATCGGTATCATTCACATCTACCAGGGAACGTTTTAAATTCAACACCAAGACCAGATTCAATGAATCCTTAGAACGGATCTGGGCATTCAACAAGCTGATATCCCTGCTTTGTTTATCAATCGTTTCCAGTGATTTTTTGATGCTTTCCGCTCCTTCCTTGCTGATAACGGACAAATTTGTCAGCTGATCAAGCAATTTACCATTAGTAGATTTCTGAAAGTCCACTTCTTTCAACAGCTCTTCGATTTTCGATTTTGCTTTAGCCAATTCTGCCGACAGTGCATCATAATCACCGGATTTCTGACCAAACTTTTTCTCACACTCAGCAAGATCAGACGTTGTCTGGCGCAGAGCCTGCTCGAGTTTATCCTTATCCAGCTGAGTCGCCTGAAACTTCTTCTTGCTTACACAGGAAGACAAGGCAATCAATGCTATCAATACAATTCCAACTTTTTTCATAACTTATAATTATATGATTTATGAATTACCACTTCAGTTTATTTAATGCATCAATATCGGTCGATTTGGTATTCCGGTATATCATCATCAAAATAGCCAAACCTACCGCCACTTCCGCTGCAGCCACTACCATAATGAAGAACACGAACACCTGTCCGCTGCTGTCGCCCAGGTATCTGGAAAAAGCCACCATCAGCAAGTTGACGGCATTCAGCATCAGCTCAATACACATGAAAATGATAATGGCATTTCGTCTGAACAGAACGCCTAATACGCCAATACAGAAAAGTGTTACAGCGAGATAAATGTACCACTGAATCGGAATACCTATTATTACTTCTTTCATTTTATTTAATTATCGTTATATGTCACAAGTTATTACCGCTGTTTATAGCCTGCCTGTAACATTCACCTGTCATCAATGTATATCTTTTTTACTCAGGAACACCGCTCCTACCATGGCCGACAAAAAAAGTATCGACGAAATTTCAAACGGAAGCATATATTCCTTAAATAATACTTTTCCTAGATTCTCCACCAACCCGATATTGCTGTTTTGTGCGGATGGAAGCATACCTGTTTCAGCCCCTTTCAACAGGGCGACAAGACAAACCAGCAACAATCCGGCCGAGACGGCAGCAGCGACCTTCGGTATATTTTTCTTATGCGGTTCAATTTCTTTGTTCAGATTCAACATCATGATGACATATAAAAACAGTACCATGATAGCGCCGGCATATACGATAATATGCACTACCGCAAGAAACTGTGCATTTAAAATCAGGAAATGGCCGGCGATGGCGAAAAAAGTGACCACCAAATACAAAACAGAGTGTACCGGATTTTTATCGAATATGACCATAAGCGCACTCAGCACAGCCACAAAGGATAAAAAGAAAAATAAATACTGCGATAGATGCATATCAGATGTGAGATTTGAGATGTGAGATTTGAGATTTATTTTTCATTTCATTATTGTTATTTAATGTGTTTGCTGATTACTTCGTTCCTCGCAATGACCTATTTAATGATGTTTGTTTTCGTTTAATAAGTTTCCCCTGTCTTTCCAGGTTTGATTATGATATTTAGTTTTGTCTTTTTTAAACTCCACTACTTCCGGTGTTTGCCTTTCCGATAAATCGATTGGATGATTTACATCTTCCACCAGTTTATCTTTGCCATATACCATATCTTTTCTGTTACCTGAAACGGGAACTATCCTGTCCGTCAGGAAGATGGCTTCTTTCGGACATGCTTCTTCACACAACCCGCAGAAAATACATCTCAGCATATTGATTTCATAAACAGCCGCATACTTTTCTTCCCTGTATAAATGCTCATCCCCTTTCCTGCGTTCTGCTGCATCCATCGTAATGGCTTCTGCCGGGCAGGCCACTGCGCACAATCCGCAGGCCGTACAGCGTTCAGCACCGTTTTCATCTCTTTTCAGTACATGCTGCCCCCTGTAGGTGCCGGAGATTTCTCTTTTTACTTCCGGATATCTGACAGTAGCCGGTTTTTTAAATAAATGCCTGAACGTAATAGTCATACCATTTGCTATGGCAGGCAGGTATAACTGCTCTACCAGGCTCATTTCTTTTTTTACTACTACCTTTTTTCTGTTCGTAAGTTGCATACGCTACTTTTATTCATACTAAACCTTTCCCAACGCATACATCAGCACACCTGTTGCCAGAATATTGAATATTGCCAAAGGAATTAAAATTTTCCAACCTAAATTCATCAGCTGGTCATACCTGAACCTTGGAATCGTCCATCTCACCCACATAAAAAAGAAGATAAAGAAGATGATTTTCCCAAAGAAGAATGCAAATTGCAATATAGACAAGACATTTCCGTCTATCGGTAAATGATTTTGAAACGGAATATTATAGCCACCGAAATACAGCGAAGAGATAATCGCAGACGAGATAAATATGTTGATGTATTCCGCAAACAGATAAAAACCGAGTTTCATGGATGAATATTCGGTATGATAACCGCCTACCAGTTCCGTTTCACATTCCGGCAAGTCAAAAGGAGCCCGATTCGTTTCTGCAAATGCACATATCAGAAAGATTAAAAATCCCAACGGCTGATAAACGACATTCCACATGGTTCCATCCTGCTGCCGCACGATTTCACCCAGGCTCAAGGAACCTGTTTTCATTATCAACGCCACCAGGGCTAAACCCATAGCGATTTCATAGCTGATCATCTGAGAGGAAGCGCGCAAAGCACCGAGCATGGAGTATTTATTATTCGATGCCCACCCGCCAATCATGATACCATATACGCCAAAAGACACCACGCCAAAAACATAGAGAATGCCGATATTGATATCCGCAATCTGCAATGGAAATGAATAATCGCCGATATTGATATTGCCGCCCCACGGCACCACCACGCCCGTCATCAATGCGGTGAGCATAGCCAGGCTCGGCCCTAAAATAAACAAGAATTTATTAGATACGGTCGGAATGATTTCTTCTTTCATAAACATCTTCAAACCGTCCGCCATCGGCTGCAGGATACCAAACGGACCGGCTCTGTCCGGACCGATTCTATCCTGCATAAATGCCGCCACTTTCCTTTCTGCATACGTTGAATAGGCTGCAACACCCAATGATATCAGGAATACCAACAGTACCAAAATAGTTTTATACAGGATAAATATCGCCATTACTTTTCAATATTATTCGGATTCAAGGCACCTTCGCCCAAATCCACTTTTTTACCTTCTAATTTTTGCATGTGTTTATAAACACCAATCTGTAATTTTTTCAACTCATAATGATTTTGAGAAATAACGGAATGATGGCTTACTTTACTCGGTCCTTCTATCGTCCAGTCTTTCACCTGTTTTTTATCAAAGCGACAATCATTACAGATAAATTCCTCCACTTCTCCCCACCTGTCTTTGCGGGCGGTAACACGCAATACATCCTCTCCTTTCATCCACAAGCGGACCTTGCCGGAACATTTCGGGCAATCTCTGTGCGCATCTACCGGATTGGTAAACCAAACACGGCTTTTGAAACGGAATGTCCTGTCCGTTAATGCACCTACCGGACAAACATCAATCACATTTCCGGAAAAATCATTTTCAATCGCCTTTTCGATATAGGTAGAAATTTCAGCGTGGTCGCCACGATTAATCACACCATGAACGCGGCCGTCGGTAATCTGCTCACATGTTTTCACGCATCGGTAACACAGAATACACCGGTTCATGTGCAGCTTGATCTTATTTCCTATATCGATTGGATCAAACTCTCTGCGCTGAAATTCATAGCGTGTTCCTTCTTTGCCATTTTCATAGCTTAAATCCTGCAGATGACATTCCCCAGCCTGGTCGCAGACCGGACAATCCAAAGGGTGGTTGATCAGTAAAAACTCCACCACACCGGCACGGGCTTCAAGTAATTCAGGGGAAGTCGTATTCCGCACCACCATACCGTCCATCACGTTTGTTCTGCAACTGGGAACCGGTTTCGGCATAGGACGCGGATCTTTTTCCGAACCTTTTTCCACCGTGACGATACAGGTTCTGCAATAGCCACCGGAGGTTTTCAGCTTGGAATAATAACACATGGTTGGCGGTGCAATGTTTGTGCCGTGTTGCTCGTCTATCCTTCTTGCCGCTGCCAGAATACTGGTGCCGTCCGGAACTTCGATGGTTGTATCGTCTATGGTTACCTTTGCCATGTTAAAAATTAATAAGTTTGAATGAAAAAGCCATAAGTTTTTAGTTGTTTTTTAATAGCTTTTCTTCAAGTTTCCACACAACGGGGGGTCAAATTTTTTCCCTTCTCCCCCCCCCCAAAAATACCCCCCCCCCCCCCCCCCCCCCCTCTTAAAAAAAAAACTTCCCACGCCCCCCGGCCCCCCCACCCCCGCGGGGGAGGGGGGGGGGGCCCAACCCCCCCGCCCGCCCCGGCCCCCCCTTTTTTTTTTCCTTCCCAAAAAACCTTTATTTTAACTTATTACTTGTTGAATATTATTTAATCTGTAATAATGTTTCACATCATGAATGGATTGAGGATTGCGGACATACTCTTCAAATTCGTGCCTGAAATGACGAATTGCCGCAGCTACCGGCCAGGCAGCCGCTTCACCCAAGGGACAAATTGTTTTTCCTTCAATCTTCG is a window from the Sphingobacteriales bacterium genome containing:
- a CDS encoding NADH-quinone oxidoreductase subunit N, whose protein sequence is MKELLLLSGLGIAALVFEILNIRKLILPFAIVGLLVNIGFCFNDFGTNENIYGMLVLDKIPLAFTILFSFIAILWLIFSFNYIKNDHSQSDHYSLVLFSLVGVFILSSYTHLAMLFLGVEILSIPVYVLAGSNKRSLNSNEAAFKYFILGSFASGFLLLGITFVYGAIGSFKLMQIVSTSMSTYGISQQLLMVGLVLILFALAFKMSAVPFHFWTPDVYTGAPTVITAFMATIVKIGAIVGFYRLFSVVISFYTTYNIILLVISTLTIVLGNVIAATQSNTKRMLAYSSIGHAGFIILGITVLSPSTTYVTWHYLLAYTLSSLAAFWVFYLVSEQAEQEEEISIFKGLVKRNPVLAGSMTIALLSMAGIPPLSGFFAKYFILVNVLASGKTMIAVIAILASLIGVYYYFKIIIAMFSMDAEGTTPIRISGFNTIALLLITALIILAGIIPDIILRFVFR
- a CDS encoding enoyl-CoA hydratase/isomerase family protein, with the translated sequence MEFKNLLWEITDNILHLTINRADKLNALNGATIVEIQTAFEEARKTHGLKGVILTGAGEKAFVAGADIAEFQTLDIQQAKLLAQRGHDIFFSIEHMPVPVIAVVNGFALGGGCELSMACHMRIATSNAKFGQPEVNLGIIAGYGGTQRLIQYIGKAKALELHLTADLIDAQTALNLGLVNYVEQDKVSAIEKAVSIIHKIATKGPVAVAKVIECTNAYFKEGVDGFAYEVNAFGDLFKTEDVKEGVAAFLEKRKPDFKEEGKGGGRENQTPPFLCFFFFSFKKKTKKKNTEARKREKPKNKK
- a CDS encoding OsmC family protein → MTLKRRATAVWNGTGLEGSGKLTSTSGILKDTPYSFAARFQSEDGKAGTNPEELIAAAHAGCFSMALSFQLSNAGFPPVSIHTEAIVSIEKGESGFGFTGIHLELEATIPGISEEKFQELAGVAKVNCPVSKALAAVPVTLSAKLNAQ
- the fumC gene encoding class II fumarate hydratase produces the protein MEYRIEKDTMGQVKVPAHVYYGAQTQRSIDNFQIAQDINKMPKEIIRAFAYLKKAAAITNYKAKVLEKQKCETIGKVCDEILAGKLDDQFPLVVWQTGSGTQSNMNCNEVIAYRGHVLLGGQLTDEKKLINPNDGVNKSHSSNDTFPTAMYIAAYTILMETTIPGIKKLRNTLAKKSKEFSKIVKIGRTHFMDATPLTLGQEFSGYVSQLDHGLKAVENSLDHLAELALGGTAVGTGINTPKGYAKNVAKEIANLTGLPFVTANNKFESLAAHDAIVEAHGALKTVAVSLMKIGNDIRMLSSGPRCGIGEIHIPDNEPGSSIMPGKVNPTQCEAMTMVAAQVLGNDVAINIGGSNGHFELNVFKPVMIYNFLHSARLIGDVCVSFNDKCATGIEPLHGNIKRNLENSLMLVTALNTKIGYYKSAEIAQTAHKNNATLKETAIKLGYVTAKQFDEWVKPEDMIGGLK
- a CDS encoding NADH-quinone oxidoreductase subunit M, producing the protein MLVLLLVILPVLFVFSTLFLNEKQAKNNALLGTVVTLGVGLYIFSQFKSNPASADFIFHTDWVQALGADFFLKVDGINIILVLLTVLLLPFIIQSTEGRTIKNPKAYFSLILLMQSALLGVFLAKDALLFYVFWELALLPIYLIALIWGGAGRQKITFKFFVYTLFGSLFMLLAIIFVWMHNPDRSFSMNAFYQVGAQLTAKEQLLVFIAFYLAFAIKIPIFPLHTWQPDTYVNAPTQGTMLLSGIMLKMGAFALIVWLIPVVPLGWQLASKYVITLSVISVVYGSLMALTQKDFKRMLAYSSLGHVGLIAAGIFSWNLQGVQGALYQMLSHGINVVALFYVCDIIFSKMKTDTMHQLGGIRNVSREFSVLFLIVLLGSIAMPLTNGFVGEFLLLHGIFQYNMMAALFGGLTVILGAVYMLRAYQAMMHGESNSLTQTFGEISKDEKMILAGFAVLVIFFGLFPNTILDVSEQPVKQLIDHVHSVTANSVQ